A stretch of the Bacillus sp. FJAT-18017 genome encodes the following:
- a CDS encoding glucose PTS transporter subunit IIA produces the protein MEATQTAASGTKEKSNSIMNKILDAIGGAFAPILGVLAGSGLISALLSILKTLGWISPESGTYAILSAAGHAIFYFFPIFLGITMANKLGANGYVGGAIGAALLEPNYTNLVASEAQDVSFMGIPVILASYSSTVFPILIAVSIYAVLDKFLKKIIYKDLQMFINPLISLMVIVPLTVLLFGPFGTYVGEGLAIIIEFLSSTSGVLTGAVMGASWSFLTILGLHWAVIPIFIANLAKSGLDPLMAMIAAAPFAQMGMAIGVFFKTKDKDLKTLAGSGLLPGALAGTTEIITYGLLVRFKRTMLIVAIAGAIGGAINGALGVNGTAFALPSFLSIPVFTPIGQFLLGVLTSLAIAAILILIFGYEGKNGTASAKTVKEFGLADVKSETIYSPIIGEVLPLSAISDPLFSTETVGKGVAIEPAKGEVNSPADGTVTTLFPTGHAIGITSENGAEILIYIGVNTIKLKGQYFNAKIKQGDQVKKGDLLIEFDIENIKAHGYDIKTPVVITNTNQYIDVEPVQTGKVNANEELIKLKA, from the coding sequence ATGGAAGCAACTCAAACTGCCGCAAGTGGTACAAAAGAAAAAAGCAACTCAATTATGAACAAAATACTGGACGCCATTGGTGGTGCTTTTGCTCCCATCTTAGGAGTGCTAGCTGGGTCCGGCTTAATTTCAGCACTATTATCCATCTTAAAAACACTGGGCTGGATTTCTCCTGAAAGCGGTACATATGCAATTCTTTCTGCTGCAGGGCATGCAATTTTTTACTTTTTCCCAATCTTTCTTGGGATTACCATGGCCAATAAGCTTGGTGCCAATGGATATGTTGGCGGAGCTATCGGGGCTGCATTATTGGAGCCGAATTATACAAATTTAGTGGCTTCAGAAGCCCAGGATGTTTCATTCATGGGAATACCAGTCATCCTGGCCAGTTATTCATCAACTGTGTTCCCAATCCTGATTGCCGTTTCGATTTATGCAGTTTTGGATAAATTTTTGAAAAAGATTATTTATAAAGATCTGCAGATGTTTATCAATCCATTGATTTCCTTAATGGTGATTGTTCCTTTAACCGTCCTGCTCTTTGGACCTTTTGGTACGTATGTAGGAGAGGGACTTGCAATTATCATAGAATTCTTAAGCTCGACAAGCGGGGTTTTGACTGGGGCTGTTATGGGTGCGTCATGGTCGTTCCTTACAATCCTTGGCCTTCACTGGGCAGTTATCCCGATTTTTATTGCAAACCTTGCAAAATCAGGCCTTGATCCGTTAATGGCAATGATAGCTGCTGCCCCATTCGCGCAAATGGGTATGGCTATCGGGGTTTTCTTTAAAACAAAAGATAAAGATTTAAAAACTTTAGCTGGATCCGGACTGCTGCCTGGTGCTTTGGCAGGGACAACGGAAATCATAACGTACGGTCTTCTCGTACGATTTAAACGAACGATGCTTATTGTTGCCATTGCAGGGGCAATTGGCGGAGCGATTAATGGTGCTCTTGGTGTTAATGGAACGGCTTTTGCACTCCCAAGCTTTTTGTCCATCCCTGTTTTTACACCGATAGGTCAGTTCCTCCTTGGTGTATTAACTTCCCTGGCCATTGCGGCAATTCTTATACTGATATTTGGTTATGAAGGGAAAAATGGTACTGCTTCCGCTAAAACTGTAAAAGAATTTGGCTTGGCCGATGTTAAAAGCGAAACGATTTACAGTCCAATAATTGGTGAGGTCCTTCCTTTAAGTGCAATTTCCGACCCATTATTCTCAACCGAAACGGTAGGGAAAGGTGTTGCGATTGAACCGGCCAAAGGGGAGGTAAACTCACCGGCTGACGGAACAGTGACGACTTTATTCCCAACAGGGCATGCCATTGGGATAACTTCGGAGAATGGCGCAGAAATTCTTATCTATATCGGCGTAAACACCATCAAGCTTAAAGGGCAATATTTCAATGCTAAAATAAAACAAGGGGATCAAGTGAAAAAAGGCGATCTCCTGATTGAGTTCGACATTGAAAATATTAAAGCTCATGGCTACGATATAAAGACTCCAGTTGTCATAACTAATACCAACCAATATATTGATGTAGAGCCAGTACAAACTGGCAAAGTCAATGCAAATGAAGAATTGATTAAATTAAAAGCTTAA
- a CDS encoding GNAT family N-acetyltransferase, with protein MDYHEGFQIKIASKDDSSVIIKMLKLIAQWMKDKDINQWRFLLEGGDDEEIEQAIINQETYIVLKDKDIVGTFTLLSHQSEWDRHIWGSDLSSKSLYLHRLAIIPADMKKGIGKCILAWIQDNVSDKEYLRLDCVTDNSKLNNFYMNNGFELVGVSDGHSKYQKGIKKN; from the coding sequence TTGGATTACCATGAAGGTTTTCAAATAAAAATTGCTTCAAAAGACGACAGTAGTGTGATTATTAAAATGTTAAAGCTGATAGCTCAATGGATGAAAGATAAAGATATTAACCAATGGAGGTTTCTATTAGAGGGCGGCGATGATGAAGAGATTGAACAAGCCATAATCAATCAAGAAACATACATTGTTTTAAAAGATAAGGATATTGTGGGTACGTTCACACTATTATCCCATCAGAGCGAATGGGATAGACATATTTGGGGAAGTGATCTATCTTCAAAATCGCTTTATCTACATAGACTAGCAATAATTCCTGCTGATATGAAGAAAGGTATAGGTAAATGTATATTGGCATGGATACAAGACAATGTGAGTGATAAAGAATACCTTAGATTAGATTGTGTTACAGATAATAGTAAATTAAATAACTTTTATATGAACAATGGCTTTGAACTTGTTGGTGTAAGCGATGGACATTCTAAATATCAAAAAGGTATAAAAAAGAATTAG
- a CDS encoding VOC family protein: protein MNKKITKITTNLWFTAEAEEAANHYTLIFKNSSIGKVTRYGKERHPIDGISEGTVMTVQFTLEGQEFVALNGGPQFKFTEAISFIVNCESQEEIDYFWEKLSEGGDEKAQVCGWLKDKFGVSWQIVPATLPEMLTDPDLHKSERVMKALLQMKKINMDELNEVYQG from the coding sequence GTGAATAAGAAAATCACGAAAATTACGACAAACCTTTGGTTTACTGCCGAAGCCGAGGAGGCAGCAAACCATTATACTTTGATTTTCAAGAATTCGAGCATTGGGAAGGTTACCCGTTATGGGAAAGAGCGGCATCCAATAGACGGAATAAGCGAAGGGACTGTCATGACCGTCCAATTTACTCTCGAAGGGCAGGAATTTGTGGCGTTGAACGGCGGACCCCAATTTAAATTTACTGAAGCGATTTCTTTTATCGTAAATTGCGAGTCTCAAGAGGAAATCGATTATTTTTGGGAAAAGCTTTCTGAAGGCGGGGATGAGAAGGCTCAGGTGTGTGGCTGGCTGAAAGATAAGTTTGGAGTATCATGGCAAATTGTTCCCGCCACCTTACCCGAGATGTTAACTGACCCAGATCTTCACAAATCTGAAAGGGTTATGAAAGCACTGCTTCAAATGAAAAAAATAAATATGGATGAGTTAAACGAAGTCTACCAAGGATAA
- a CDS encoding ArgE/DapE family deacylase — translation MKRFTEEEKIKILSDIIAINSVNENEIEVANYLKDLFAEYGIESKIVPVTDTRVNLVAEIGSGSPVIGVSGHMDVVSPGDESEWTSDPFTLAERDGKLYGRGTNDMKAGLVNLALVMIELKENNELKNGTVRFMATTGEEVGGAGSKKLYEEGYMDDVDYLWVAEPSHDTIIYSHKGSLNFRVTSIGEAAHSSMPDQGYNAINPLMKYLLEVDKKLNGDERKNEVLDKLVMSTTIFNAGNQVNSVPEKAVAEINVRTIPEFDNDEVIDLFNTTAEKYNKEGSDIDVEVTMSLPSVFTSGQSEMVDLAKELGKKHLGLEISVKGSPGVTDASNLLRDKDDNFPFMMFGPGETKMAHKTDEYVYKEYYFAFFNIYKELILGLSK, via the coding sequence TTGAAACGTTTTACTGAAGAAGAAAAGATAAAGATATTATCGGACATTATTGCGATTAATTCTGTTAATGAAAACGAAATCGAAGTGGCAAATTACTTGAAAGATTTATTTGCTGAATACGGCATTGAATCTAAAATTGTTCCAGTTACCGACACCCGTGTTAACTTAGTGGCCGAAATTGGAAGCGGAAGTCCTGTCATTGGCGTTTCTGGTCATATGGATGTCGTTTCTCCTGGTGATGAAAGCGAATGGACATCAGATCCGTTTACATTGGCAGAAAGAGACGGAAAATTATATGGACGTGGAACAAATGACATGAAAGCAGGTTTAGTAAACCTTGCTTTAGTGATGATTGAACTTAAAGAAAATAATGAACTGAAAAATGGTACTGTCCGTTTTATGGCGACGACTGGTGAAGAAGTCGGTGGCGCAGGTTCTAAAAAATTATACGAAGAAGGCTATATGGATGATGTAGATTATTTATGGGTTGCTGAACCTTCCCATGACACGATTATATATTCCCACAAAGGATCACTAAACTTTCGTGTAACGTCAATTGGTGAAGCAGCACACAGTTCTATGCCTGACCAAGGATATAACGCGATTAATCCCTTGATGAAATATCTATTAGAGGTAGACAAAAAATTGAATGGCGACGAGCGTAAAAATGAAGTTCTAGATAAATTGGTTATGAGTACAACTATTTTTAATGCAGGGAACCAAGTAAACTCAGTTCCAGAAAAAGCAGTAGCTGAAATAAACGTGCGGACTATTCCGGAATTTGATAACGATGAAGTGATTGATTTATTCAACACAACAGCTGAAAAATACAATAAAGAAGGCTCTGATATTGATGTTGAAGTGACAATGTCATTACCCAGTGTTTTCACTTCAGGACAATCTGAAATGGTTGATCTTGCAAAAGAACTTGGTAAAAAACATTTAGGTTTAGAAATTTCTGTTAAAGGTTCGCCTGGGGTGACGGATGCATCAAACCTATTACGAGATAAAGATGACAACTTTCCTTTTATGATGTTTGGTCCGGGCGAAACAAAAATGGCACACAAAACAGATGAATATGTATACAAAGAATACTACTTTGCATTCTTCAATATCTATAAAGAGTTAATATTAGGATTATCGAAATAG
- a CDS encoding VOC family protein, with amino-acid sequence MISRVGQIMLYVNNQDEAARFWTDVMGFTVISEENGQGMRWIEVAPSSDSETSFVLHDKEFIAKMEPDLNLGTPSLMLFTDDLEKLHSSLVEKGITVGEIVALPSGKVFNFADREDNYFAVMEKTK; translated from the coding sequence ATGATTAGTAGAGTTGGTCAAATTATGTTATACGTCAATAACCAGGATGAGGCTGCACGTTTTTGGACAGATGTTATGGGGTTTACGGTTATTTCTGAAGAAAATGGACAAGGCATGAGATGGATTGAGGTGGCTCCATCATCTGATTCAGAAACAAGTTTTGTTCTCCACGATAAGGAATTCATTGCGAAAATGGAGCCGGACTTAAATTTAGGAACACCTTCGTTAATGCTTTTCACGGATGACCTCGAAAAGCTGCATAGCAGCCTGGTTGAGAAGGGAATAACAGTTGGAGAGATTGTTGCCCTGCCATCCGGGAAAGTTTTCAATTTTGCGGATCGGGAAGACAATTACTTTGCTGTTATGGAAAAAACGAAATAG
- a CDS encoding catalase translates to MARNKDRNIPHENDVKREKLTTRQGHPVPDNQNIRTVGNRGPATLENYHFIEKISHFDREEVPERVVHARGTGAFGYFETYGKVGDEPAEKYTRAKVFHGAGKRTPLMVRFSTVAGAKDSPETARDPRGFAVKMYTEEGNWDLVGNNLKIFFIRDAMKFPDMIHAFKADPASNVSHPQRMFDFVSRSPEATHMITFLFSPWGIPATYRHMQGSGVNTYKWVNDKGEAVLVKYHWEPKQGIRNLTQEEANAIQAKNVGHATQDLYEAIERGEYPEWELFVQIMSDDYHPELDFDPLDDTKLWPEDKFPWLPVGRMVLDRNPDDFHAEIEQAAFGTGVLVDGMDFSDDKMLQGRTFSYSDTQRYRVGANYLKLPVNAPKAPVRTNQQRGQMDFRDPKESGENPHINYEPSMIGGYEETGFEERPQHRPSYNAAVMSEPIDRPNNYGQAGDTYRAFEDWERDELIKNLSEALAVCDKRIQEAMVYHFTQADEDYGRRVQEGIEKVSAQLKEQAAENQVPGRESGKTKYGQGSIDANEAVQDAEKKGHEADPY, encoded by the coding sequence TTGGCAAGGAACAAAGATAGAAACATTCCGCACGAAAACGATGTGAAGCGCGAGAAATTGACGACTCGCCAGGGCCATCCCGTTCCGGATAACCAAAATATCCGAACAGTTGGCAATCGTGGGCCAGCAACACTTGAGAACTATCATTTCATCGAGAAAATTTCACATTTTGATAGGGAAGAGGTGCCGGAGCGTGTTGTTCATGCACGCGGTACTGGAGCATTTGGCTATTTCGAAACATATGGCAAGGTTGGCGATGAGCCGGCAGAAAAGTATACCCGCGCTAAAGTGTTCCATGGTGCTGGAAAGCGTACTCCGCTTATGGTCCGCTTCTCAACAGTTGCAGGCGCTAAGGATTCACCGGAAACTGCACGTGACCCGCGCGGCTTTGCTGTAAAAATGTATACCGAAGAAGGAAACTGGGATCTGGTTGGTAACAACCTGAAAATTTTCTTTATTCGCGATGCAATGAAATTTCCTGATATGATTCATGCATTTAAGGCTGATCCGGCGTCAAACGTATCACATCCGCAAAGGATGTTTGACTTTGTTTCCCGCTCGCCTGAGGCGACACATATGATTACTTTCTTGTTCTCACCATGGGGAATTCCAGCTACATACCGCCACATGCAGGGATCTGGTGTTAACACGTATAAATGGGTTAATGACAAGGGCGAGGCTGTTCTTGTTAAATATCATTGGGAGCCGAAGCAGGGCATCCGCAATTTGACACAGGAAGAAGCGAACGCAATCCAGGCCAAGAATGTCGGACACGCGACCCAGGATCTTTATGAAGCAATTGAACGCGGCGAATATCCGGAATGGGAGCTGTTCGTTCAGATTATGTCTGATGACTACCATCCAGAGCTGGATTTCGATCCGCTTGATGACACAAAGCTTTGGCCAGAAGACAAGTTCCCTTGGCTACCGGTCGGCCGCATGGTTCTTGACCGCAATCCCGACGATTTCCACGCTGAAATCGAGCAGGCTGCCTTTGGAACTGGCGTCCTAGTCGATGGTATGGATTTCTCTGATGATAAAATGCTGCAAGGCCGTACGTTCTCCTATTCCGATACACAGCGTTATCGTGTAGGTGCAAACTATCTGAAACTCCCTGTGAACGCGCCAAAAGCACCTGTGCGTACGAACCAGCAGCGAGGACAAATGGATTTCCGTGATCCTAAAGAATCCGGGGAAAATCCACATATCAATTATGAGCCATCCATGATTGGCGGATATGAGGAAACAGGTTTTGAAGAGCGTCCGCAGCACCGTCCATCCTACAATGCAGCAGTTATGAGCGAGCCAATCGACCGCCCGAACAACTACGGTCAGGCTGGCGATACTTACCGTGCCTTCGAGGATTGGGAACGCGATGAGTTGATTAAGAACCTTTCCGAGGCACTTGCTGTTTGCGACAAGCGCATTCAGGAAGCAATGGTCTATCACTTCACACAAGCTGACGAAGATTACGGCCGCCGTGTGCAGGAAGGTATTGAAAAAGTATCAGCTCAGCTTAAAGAACAAGCTGCAGAAAACCAGGTTCCAGGCCGTGAATCCGGCAAGACGAAATATGGCCAGGGATCCATTGATGCAAACGAAGCTGTACAAGATGCTGAGAAGAAGGGCCACGAGGCTGACCCTTATTAA
- a CDS encoding MalY/PatB family protein: MKYNFDEIIDRRGTNAMNTDGFREYIFKASKDMVFPFKDEEFIRMWVADMEFAAPPEIIQAIKDRADKQIFGYTKVFDPNYYLSFSNWTKRNYNWNFEQEHLVFSNGIIPALYGLVQYICKPGEKVLIVTPSYAYFKYAAEFNDIELVTSDLVNQDGYYTMDFDDLEAKAKDEKVTLSIFCNPHNPSGRVWTQEELKRFGDICLENNVTIISDEIHCDLLRNGMVHTPLAKVFPDTDKIITCMSASKTYNLAGLMFSNIIIPNDDLRAVWKARHYDFENPLSIAATQAAYEHGHEWLNQLKDYLDDNFAFTKQYLEENLPQAVYRIPEATYLAWVDISAYLPDEENLPLYFANKAGVLLEGGNMFVSNSDGYIRLNLACPRSMLTEGLSRICDVLVKEKEGNREGEFSLKQ, translated from the coding sequence GTGAAATATAATTTTGACGAGATTATTGATCGTAGGGGCACCAACGCAATGAATACAGATGGCTTTAGGGAATATATTTTTAAAGCATCTAAAGACATGGTTTTTCCATTTAAAGATGAAGAATTTATTCGTATGTGGGTTGCTGATATGGAGTTTGCCGCTCCTCCAGAAATTATCCAGGCAATTAAAGACCGAGCGGATAAACAGATTTTTGGCTATACAAAGGTATTTGATCCAAATTATTATCTTTCCTTCTCGAATTGGACAAAGCGAAATTATAACTGGAACTTTGAACAGGAACATTTGGTGTTTTCGAATGGGATTATACCGGCATTGTATGGATTGGTTCAATATATATGTAAACCAGGCGAGAAAGTTTTAATTGTGACACCATCTTATGCATATTTTAAGTATGCGGCAGAATTCAATGATATTGAACTGGTAACATCTGACCTAGTGAACCAGGATGGCTATTATACAATGGATTTCGATGATCTGGAAGCAAAAGCGAAGGATGAAAAAGTTACTTTAAGTATTTTCTGTAATCCACATAATCCATCTGGACGTGTCTGGACGCAAGAGGAATTAAAGAGATTCGGCGACATTTGCCTTGAAAACAATGTCACGATTATTTCTGATGAGATTCATTGCGACTTGCTTAGAAATGGGATGGTACATACTCCATTAGCAAAAGTTTTTCCGGATACAGATAAAATCATTACGTGCATGTCCGCAAGCAAAACATATAATTTGGCTGGATTAATGTTCTCAAATATCATTATTCCAAATGATGATCTTAGAGCTGTATGGAAGGCTCGCCATTACGATTTTGAAAATCCGTTGAGCATTGCAGCAACACAAGCTGCATATGAGCATGGCCATGAATGGTTAAACCAATTAAAGGATTATCTTGATGACAACTTTGCCTTTACAAAACAATATTTAGAAGAAAATTTACCTCAAGCTGTATATCGTATTCCCGAAGCAACTTATCTTGCTTGGGTTGATATTAGTGCTTATCTGCCTGACGAAGAAAACCTGCCATTATATTTTGCCAACAAAGCCGGGGTCCTTCTGGAAGGAGGCAATATGTTTGTGTCAAATTCGGATGGCTACATTCGCCTGAATCTTGCATGTCCAAGATCAATGCTAACTGAAGGCCTATCAAGGATTTGTGATGTGTTGGTAAAAGAAAAAGAAGGAAATAGAGAGGGAGAATTTTCACTGAAGCAATAA
- a CDS encoding cupin domain-containing protein: MYHDPNGDPYQNHYYHYFPYHNYGWQPDPQNGINYHTPYRETQKDFGPAPFVVNINEAAKRNNTFRTALWTGSHLQVTLMSINAGEDIGLENHPNLDQFLRVEQGRGTVRMGKSRDNLNFVREVVDDSAIMIPAGTWHNVTNTGNTPLKLYSIYAPPQHPKGTVHQTKADAMAAEEHRHFSMPSANTYFYY, encoded by the coding sequence ATGTACCATGATCCTAATGGGGATCCATATCAGAATCATTATTACCATTATTTCCCCTATCATAACTATGGTTGGCAGCCTGATCCTCAAAATGGAATCAACTATCACACACCGTATAGAGAAACACAGAAAGATTTCGGTCCTGCACCGTTTGTGGTGAATATCAATGAGGCAGCGAAGCGGAACAATACATTCAGAACTGCGTTATGGACAGGAAGTCATTTGCAGGTTACATTAATGAGCATTAATGCCGGTGAAGATATCGGCCTTGAAAATCATCCGAACCTTGATCAATTCCTGCGGGTTGAACAGGGCAGAGGGACCGTCCGTATGGGCAAAAGCAGGGATAACCTGAATTTTGTTAGGGAGGTAGTCGATGATTCGGCGATTATGATTCCCGCGGGCACCTGGCATAATGTCACCAATACCGGGAACACTCCTTTAAAATTATATTCTATTTACGCTCCTCCGCAGCATCCAAAGGGAACCGTCCACCAAACGAAAGCGGATGCAATGGCTGCCGAAGAACACAGGCATTTTTCAATGCCGTCCGCAAATACGTATTTTTACTATTAA
- a CDS encoding zinc dependent phospholipase C family protein, producing the protein MGSRIMHSIIGNKIAEALSMEDKTSFLLGSIAPDAVFSHEEKNLSHFFIGDAQDYSRRVDYKGFLYKYGSQTENPYVLGYYAHLIADEIWLRGFYLSWLKNRMDADEGLYKLYHNDFQLLNGKLLEHYGFTDELRKSFSQFPTILDLDEVTSKDVEKFVPFVLGDMDYGKEVLNEKLNVFTFNQIVGYIETSVELGLQFLKPILTKKILN; encoded by the coding sequence TTGGGTTCAAGAATAATGCACTCGATTATTGGTAATAAAATTGCAGAGGCTTTATCGATGGAAGACAAAACATCATTTTTACTTGGAAGCATTGCCCCGGACGCTGTTTTTTCACACGAAGAAAAAAATTTATCACATTTCTTTATAGGTGATGCGCAAGATTATTCAAGAAGAGTTGATTATAAAGGTTTTTTATATAAGTATGGTTCACAAACTGAAAATCCTTATGTATTAGGGTACTATGCACATTTAATTGCTGATGAAATATGGTTAAGAGGATTTTACCTTTCTTGGTTAAAGAACAGAATGGATGCTGATGAAGGGTTATATAAGTTATACCATAATGATTTCCAATTACTAAATGGAAAGTTATTAGAACACTATGGTTTTACAGATGAATTGAGAAAATCATTTAGTCAATTTCCTACGATCTTAGATTTGGATGAGGTAACTTCCAAAGATGTTGAAAAATTTGTTCCTTTTGTCTTAGGCGATATGGATTACGGTAAGGAAGTTCTAAACGAAAAACTCAATGTTTTTACTTTTAATCAAATAGTCGGTTATATAGAGACATCAGTTGAACTTGGGTTACAGTTTCTTAAACCAATTCTTACAAAAAAAATCTTAAACTAA
- the lepB gene encoding signal peptidase I — protein MVEKKNETYEWTKAIIGALVLAVIIRSFFFTPIVVDGESMNPTLQDQERMIVTKIGDPKRFDIVVFHAPDGEDYIKRVIGLPGDKIEYKNDVLYINEKTYDEPYLNSYKQRISQGTLTDSFTLKETIGSETVPEGHLFVLGDNRRASRDSRDIGAIPLEKVIGTTNVVYYPLKEIKIIKY, from the coding sequence ATGGTAGAGAAGAAAAATGAAACGTATGAATGGACTAAAGCCATAATTGGGGCACTTGTATTAGCAGTCATAATTCGCTCTTTTTTCTTTACGCCGATTGTTGTTGATGGTGAATCAATGAACCCTACACTTCAGGATCAGGAACGCATGATAGTAACAAAAATCGGGGACCCAAAAAGATTTGATATTGTTGTGTTTCATGCCCCTGACGGTGAGGATTATATTAAACGTGTCATCGGCCTTCCAGGCGACAAAATTGAGTATAAAAATGATGTTTTGTATATAAATGAAAAAACATATGATGAACCTTATTTAAATAGTTACAAACAAAGAATCAGCCAAGGTACACTGACGGACTCTTTTACCTTAAAAGAAACGATAGGTAGTGAAACAGTTCCTGAAGGCCATCTGTTCGTCTTGGGTGATAACAGAAGGGCTAGCAGGGATAGTCGGGATATTGGAGCTATTCCGTTAGAGAAAGTAATTGGTACAACGAACGTTGTTTACTATCCACTAAAGGAAATAAAAATTATAAAATATTAA
- a CDS encoding nucleoside hydrolase codes for MRKKILLFCDPGIDDSIAIIYLLLNPNIELVGIVTSYGNVTKRQATANAYYLLQIANETHIPVIAGAATSVEPDQDVYYPDIHGAEGLGPIRPPSSLVFQTYPFDEVRKIINQYEKELIIVDTGRSTALATAFTLFDEDIKKVGSFYVMGGAFFVPGNVTALAEANFYGDPTSSNYVVRRAHNLTITPLNVTQNAIITREIVQYLIRYSTSPFSFLITPIYEYYREAYKKNLPNVQGAPVHDLLTVMVANDPSLAEYIYYDAKVVDAPGDARGLSFIDARPTSPRGKTRIAVRLNYQKFVNDFVKTMTQT; via the coding sequence ATGAGGAAAAAAATATTGCTGTTCTGCGATCCCGGAATAGATGATTCAATCGCTATTATATACTTACTCCTTAATCCCAATATAGAGCTTGTTGGCATTGTGACAAGCTACGGCAATGTAACCAAACGGCAGGCAACTGCAAATGCGTATTACTTGCTTCAAATTGCCAATGAAACTCACATTCCTGTTATTGCCGGAGCGGCAACATCGGTTGAACCGGACCAGGATGTATATTATCCGGATATTCATGGTGCGGAAGGACTTGGCCCAATTAGGCCTCCAAGCAGTCTAGTGTTTCAAACCTATCCTTTCGATGAGGTCAGAAAAATTATCAATCAATATGAAAAAGAATTGATCATTGTCGACACAGGCCGGTCAACAGCGTTGGCAACGGCCTTTACGCTGTTCGATGAGGATATTAAGAAGGTCGGATCTTTTTATGTAATGGGGGGAGCATTTTTTGTCCCCGGTAATGTGACTGCTTTGGCGGAGGCAAATTTTTATGGTGATCCCACCTCAAGCAATTATGTAGTTAGAAGAGCGCATAATTTAACCATAACCCCTTTAAACGTGACTCAGAATGCAATCATTACAAGGGAGATCGTTCAATACTTAATCCGCTATTCAACATCTCCCTTCTCATTTTTAATTACACCGATTTATGAGTATTATCGGGAAGCGTATAAAAAGAACCTTCCGAATGTTCAAGGAGCTCCCGTCCACGACCTGCTCACAGTTATGGTCGCCAATGACCCATCTCTGGCAGAGTACATCTATTATGATGCTAAGGTAGTTGATGCTCCGGGAGATGCAAGAGGCCTCTCCTTCATCGATGCAAGGCCAACAAGCCCAAGGGGTAAAACCAGGATTGCAGTCAGATTGAACTATCAGAAATTCGTAAATGACTTTGTAAAAACAATGACGCAAACGTAA
- a CDS encoding VOC family protein: MIKGLYEAHLPVKNLEKSIEFYGKLGLKFAWRDEDTAFFWIEEGKSWLGLWEGKEYQTPYHPSLRHIAFRVTFEGLKEAVQWLESIQVEPVPFGKRSSIEPFVRPNQGNASIYFNDPDGNSLELMCFVKVPNELKHITEKLSLEDFENLVSSKLT, translated from the coding sequence ATGATAAAGGGGCTATATGAAGCACATTTACCTGTAAAAAATTTAGAGAAATCGATTGAATTTTACGGGAAGTTAGGTTTGAAGTTTGCTTGGCGTGATGAAGACACCGCATTCTTTTGGATAGAGGAAGGAAAAAGCTGGTTAGGATTGTGGGAAGGAAAGGAGTACCAAACTCCATACCATCCATCTTTAAGACATATTGCTTTTCGAGTCACTTTTGAGGGTTTAAAAGAAGCTGTACAATGGCTTGAATCCATCCAAGTTGAACCTGTACCTTTTGGAAAAAGATCATCGATCGAGCCTTTTGTAAGACCAAATCAAGGAAATGCTTCAATTTACTTTAACGATCCAGATGGAAATAGCTTAGAATTAATGTGCTTTGTTAAAGTACCAAATGAATTAAAACATATTACTGAAAAGTTGTCTTTAGAAGACTTTGAGAATTTAGTTAGTAGTAAATTGACATAA